One stretch of Thermoproteota archaeon DNA includes these proteins:
- a CDS encoding cytochrome ubiquinol oxidase subunit I: protein MQAPLPISTLLSLAFGVHIVLVNLDIALATFIPFMEWLARKGKDDFLMERAKILMRYYASTYAIAGVFGTAFTVMLLSFYPQFIGLAGHLTWVPFGLAILMIALRFLTIVLYWYLWDRVAVNLHLLIGALLAISGYLIPFGFRAVFAFLNTPTGLHLEPKPYLDVIEALTNPTFLPLYLKSLFGALAAGSLMLASAYAYSYSKSPTNKERYSELVGMFTEYGAIFLALMVIFGPWYAISLNVSQYKFSNIFGFLLGVKPQHDFGWLFTIKMILVIVQFLAVIFVLKGLSNLDGVIRWAEISGPAGLATVLTGELLNMHSQLPYFIAQPEVVNSLPEIFRQALLTTAANTLADIPELYMLTAVFLVPLLIAVVALFYLLLKD from the coding sequence ATGCAGGCGCCGCTGCCCATTTCCACTCTCCTATCTCTCGCATTCGGCGTGCATATAGTCCTAGTGAACCTAGACATAGCTCTAGCGACATTCATACCCTTCATGGAGTGGCTCGCTAGGAAGGGTAAAGACGATTTCCTCATGGAGAGGGCGAAGATCTTAATGAGGTATTATGCAAGTACATACGCCATAGCAGGGGTCTTCGGGACTGCCTTTACTGTGATGCTCCTGAGCTTCTATCCCCAGTTTATAGGGCTCGCTGGTCATCTCACTTGGGTGCCTTTCGGACTAGCCATCCTCATGATAGCCCTGAGGTTCCTGACCATAGTGCTCTACTGGTACCTCTGGGACAGGGTTGCGGTGAACCTCCACCTGCTAATAGGAGCCTTACTCGCCATAAGCGGATATCTTATACCTTTTGGCTTCAGAGCAGTGTTTGCCTTCCTGAACACACCCACGGGGCTACATCTGGAGCCCAAGCCCTATCTAGATGTGATCGAGGCACTGACTAACCCTACGTTCCTGCCGCTATACCTGAAGAGTCTATTCGGTGCGCTGGCTGCTGGATCTCTCATGCTGGCATCGGCCTACGCCTATAGCTACAGCAAGTCTCCAACCAATAAGGAGAGATACTCCGAGCTGGTCGGAATGTTCACTGAGTATGGAGCCATTTTCCTAGCTCTCATGGTAATATTCGGCCCCTGGTATGCGATAAGCCTCAACGTGTCCCAATACAAGTTCAGCAACATATTCGGATTCCTTCTGGGGGTGAAACCACAGCATGACTTCGGATGGCTCTTCACCATAAAGATGATACTCGTGATAGTGCAATTCCTAGCGGTGATATTCGTCTTGAAGGGACTGTCGAACCTAGATGGAGTTATAAGGTGGGCCGAAATTTCAGGACCAGCTGGATTGGCTACGGTGCTCACTGGAGAACTTCTTAACATGCACAGCCAGTTACCCTACTTCATAGCCCAGCCCGAGGTAGTTAACTCGCTCCCAGAGATATTTAGGCAGGCTTTACTAACTACTGCAGCCAATACCTTGGCCGATATTCCAGAGCTCTACATGCTGACTGCGGTATTTCTAGTTCCTCTGCTCATCGCTGTGGTGGCCCTATTCTATCTTCTCTTGAAGGACTGA
- a CDS encoding cytochrome ubiquinol oxidase subunit I — MDPFGLIQQWLSGYPAGWERVLSMIGIEVHWFILQYVLGLSFLAVVAEAIWLRTGNEDWKRLSRTLAKAFVAVFAVGAATGTASEFGLVLLWPNLTEAAGRYIYFPLYMEIFAFIMEGVFIYMYFYAEHKVSPKTHLLIGVLAFVGAWFSAAMILSVNSFMQAPVNVIAHYDPIAGPSSWAPPDVLLFVPAQIAQAIDVNKLAAVGAKVINSSPEQVTVTLPSGLVRILMGEAFSGKTIGESTLAAVLKPEALQTLSSVPLKEVIDAIVANTVENAGTFMITFLSKGYLATFVHSLGAAMTVSGFTLLGGYALRILRTSDDDRDRDYFRRALKFAALVALITVAIQGTGSGHAMGAAVAKYNPEKFAAMEATTTKIQSLPGMIGMKQLVDQLMPLLAYGNPNAKLPSYDVISEEFRPPLLVHYLYYTKIGLGVLLGLIGLVAVFLAFKRENWPSWALWVAVISPALAHITSFLGWGVREMGRKPWAIYGIMDVKTELTINPPPPWQLMGVALYLSLILAVLVIGVYWFLWRR, encoded by the coding sequence ATGGATCCGTTTGGACTAATTCAACAATGGTTGTCGGGTTATCCAGCGGGTTGGGAGAGAGTCCTATCAATGATAGGCATAGAGGTCCACTGGTTCATCCTGCAGTACGTACTAGGACTCTCATTCCTCGCTGTTGTTGCTGAGGCCATATGGCTGAGAACAGGCAACGAGGACTGGAAAAGGCTCTCTAGAACTTTAGCTAAGGCGTTCGTAGCTGTGTTCGCTGTCGGAGCTGCTACTGGAACTGCATCGGAGTTCGGATTAGTTCTTCTATGGCCTAACCTCACAGAAGCCGCCGGGAGATACATTTACTTCCCGCTCTACATGGAGATATTCGCATTCATCATGGAGGGTGTCTTCATCTACATGTACTTTTACGCGGAGCACAAGGTCTCCCCTAAGACTCACCTCTTAATTGGGGTATTGGCGTTCGTAGGGGCTTGGTTCTCAGCCGCCATGATATTGAGCGTGAACTCCTTCATGCAGGCTCCGGTCAATGTAATAGCCCATTACGACCCTATAGCGGGACCCAGTAGCTGGGCGCCTCCTGATGTATTGCTCTTCGTACCCGCTCAGATAGCTCAAGCCATTGATGTGAATAAGCTCGCCGCTGTCGGAGCCAAGGTAATTAACTCGTCCCCTGAGCAGGTAACGGTGACCTTGCCATCTGGCTTAGTTAGGATACTGATGGGGGAGGCTTTCTCCGGAAAAACCATAGGTGAAAGTACCTTAGCTGCTGTGCTCAAACCTGAGGCCCTCCAGACCCTCTCTTCAGTTCCACTAAAGGAGGTGATAGATGCCATTGTGGCTAATACAGTGGAGAATGCCGGGACTTTCATGATAACCTTCCTATCCAAGGGGTACTTAGCAACATTCGTCCATTCCCTGGGAGCCGCCATGACTGTTTCAGGCTTCACCTTACTGGGGGGGTATGCCCTCAGGATCCTCAGAACATCCGATGATGATAGGGACAGGGATTACTTCAGGAGAGCCTTGAAGTTCGCGGCCTTAGTTGCATTGATAACTGTGGCCATCCAAGGAACCGGCTCCGGCCATGCTATGGGAGCAGCCGTAGCCAAGTACAATCCCGAGAAGTTCGCGGCCATGGAGGCCACCACAACGAAGATTCAAAGCTTGCCGGGGATGATAGGTATGAAACAGCTAGTTGATCAGCTCATGCCTCTCCTAGCCTACGGTAATCCAAATGCGAAACTACCCTCCTATGATGTGATATCGGAGGAATTCAGACCTCCTCTGTTAGTGCACTATCTGTACTACACTAAGATAGGCCTGGGTGTCCTCCTCGGGTTGATAGGGCTGGTAGCAGTTTTCCTAGCGTTTAAGAGAGAAAATTGGCCTTCCTGGGCCCTGTGGGTGGCCGTGATATCTCCAGCCCTAGCTCACATAACCAGCTTCTTGGGATGGGGTGTGAGGGAGATGGGCAGGAAGCCGTGGGCTATCTACGGCATAATGGATGTGAAGACCGAGCTAACGATAAATCCGCCTCCTCCATGGCAGCTTATGGGTGTGGCCCTCTACCTATCTTTGATCTTAGCGGTGCTTGTTATCGGAGTCTATTGGTTCCTGTGGAGGAGGTGA
- a CDS encoding VIT1/CCC1 transporter family protein: MADLKPETMKALLEFQRNEITEYNVYLSLAQRVDEENRKVLERIARDELRHYSILRKYTGRDVEPDAKKVFLYSVISKIFGVTFTIKLMERTEESAQEGYRGIMEEVPEAATLLREEEDHEDQLIELVKEERVEYVGSMVLGLNDALVELTGALAGLTLALQNSKLIGIAGLIMGVAASLSMAASEYLSRKSEGLGNPMKGAFYTGIAYILTVILMITPFLSLTNPYIALLLMLGLTVIIVGLFSFYVAVVKDQSALRMFLEMLAISFGVAVVSFLVGWIARAALGVEI, encoded by the coding sequence ATGGCTGACCTGAAACCAGAGACCATGAAAGCTCTACTTGAGTTTCAGAGGAACGAGATAACCGAGTACAACGTTTATCTGAGTCTAGCTCAGCGAGTAGATGAGGAGAACAGGAAGGTACTGGAGAGGATAGCTAGAGATGAGCTCAGGCATTACTCTATCCTGAGGAAATATACAGGGAGGGATGTGGAGCCAGATGCGAAGAAGGTATTCCTCTACTCCGTGATCTCCAAGATATTCGGCGTTACTTTCACAATAAAGCTGATGGAGAGGACTGAGGAGTCTGCTCAAGAGGGATATAGGGGTATCATGGAGGAGGTCCCTGAAGCAGCCACTCTTCTTCGGGAGGAGGAGGATCACGAGGATCAATTGATTGAACTCGTTAAGGAGGAAAGAGTAGAATACGTGGGATCTATGGTCCTAGGACTGAATGATGCTCTGGTGGAGTTGACCGGCGCTTTGGCAGGCTTGACATTAGCTTTACAGAACTCCAAACTGATAGGAATAGCTGGCTTGATAATGGGGGTGGCTGCCAGCCTCTCAATGGCAGCATCCGAGTATCTATCTAGAAAGTCAGAGGGCTTAGGGAATCCAATGAAAGGAGCCTTTTACACTGGGATAGCATACATACTAACTGTGATTCTCATGATAACCCCTTTCCTATCTCTTACAAACCCTTATATTGCCCTCCTCTTGATGCTAGGTCTAACAGTGATAATAGTAGGGCTCTTCTCCTTCTACGTTGCGGTCGTCAAGGATCAATCGGCCTTGAGGATGTTCCTAGAGATGCTAGCGATAAGCTTCGGGGTGGCGGTAGTATCGTTCTTAGTGGGCTGGATAGCCAGAGCGGCTCTTGGAGTGGAGATCTAG
- a CDS encoding DsrE/DsrF/DrsH-like family protein codes for MGLEVGLFFTFWGFDIIRKDRVDNLKVTPVGNPSMGVPNILATLPGMTAMATGMVRKKIRELNMPTVRDMIKECKDLGVKFYACSTTMEMFGLKREDLIEEVDDAVGATTFMNMAMEDSVVMLI; via the coding sequence ATGGGCTTGGAGGTTGGTCTCTTCTTCACATTCTGGGGTTTCGACATAATAAGAAAGGACAGGGTTGATAACCTCAAGGTGACTCCGGTAGGGAATCCATCGATGGGAGTGCCGAACATACTGGCCACACTCCCAGGAATGACTGCAATGGCAACTGGCATGGTGAGGAAGAAGATAAGGGAGCTCAACATGCCTACCGTAAGGGATATGATAAAGGAGTGCAAGGACTTAGGAGTGAAGTTCTACGCCTGCTCAACTACAATGGAGATGTTCGGCCTGAAGAGGGAGGATCTGATAGAGGAAGTGGATGATGCAGTCGGCGCGACGACTTTCATGAACATGGCCATGGAAGACTCTGTAGTTATGCTCATCTAA